One Polynucleobacter sp. MWH-Spelu-300-X4 genomic window carries:
- a CDS encoding sugar phosphate isomerase/epimerase has translation MNLNHFGMDTITLAGTLEAKLAAVKKAGFTEIMLSARDIAGHPDGYDVAVKAVKDSGLDVTGFQVLRDFEGLSGDLKGYKLEIAKHMLQMCHDVGSQLLLVCSSTSKHADGDIELIAEDLKRLAMLAVPLNIRVAYEALSWGRYVNQYPQSWDVVALADAPNLGVGLDSFHIFAHSSDLSDLDYIDPEKIFFVQLSDFMWRETRTPEERIETARHMRVFPGEGAHSEDLLALVRKLDNLGYDGKYSFEVFNDDYQQLPPGVVTKRAMDSAKWVMEKALRRYLPLPKA, from the coding sequence ATGAATTTGAATCACTTCGGCATGGACACAATTACTCTTGCGGGAACGCTAGAGGCTAAATTGGCGGCTGTTAAGAAAGCCGGCTTTACGGAAATCATGTTGTCCGCTAGAGATATCGCAGGGCATCCAGATGGCTATGATGTGGCTGTTAAGGCAGTCAAAGACAGCGGTTTGGATGTAACAGGTTTTCAGGTTTTGAGAGACTTCGAGGGCTTGAGTGGTGATCTAAAAGGTTACAAATTAGAAATTGCCAAGCACATGTTGCAAATGTGCCATGACGTGGGATCTCAATTGTTATTAGTTTGCTCTAGTACATCTAAGCATGCTGATGGTGATATTGAGTTGATCGCTGAAGATTTAAAGCGCCTAGCCATGTTGGCAGTACCGCTGAATATTCGTGTTGCTTATGAGGCTTTATCTTGGGGACGCTATGTGAACCAATACCCTCAATCATGGGATGTGGTGGCGTTAGCAGATGCACCTAACTTAGGTGTGGGATTGGATTCATTCCACATATTTGCGCATTCATCAGATTTATCGGATTTGGATTACATCGATCCGGAAAAGATTTTCTTTGTGCAGTTATCTGACTTTATGTGGCGCGAAACCAGAACTCCTGAAGAGCGTATTGAAACAGCGCGTCATATGAGAGTGTTCCCAGGTGAGGGTGCTCATAGTGAAGATTTGTTGGCTTTGGTGCGTAAGTTGGATAACTTGGGTTACGACGGCAAATACAGCTTTGAAGTTTTTAATGATGACTATCAGCAGTTACCTCCTGGTGTTGTAACAAAGAGAGCTATGGATTCTGCTAAGTGGGTGATGGAAAAAGCCCTAAGACGTTATCTACCTTTACCTAAGGCCTAA
- a CDS encoding 4-hydroxyphenylpyruvate dioxygenase, producing the protein MSVNEMLPDPSNVLGIDGIEFIEFATKHPQQFCLLLEKMGFSLAARHRSREVLLYQQGHMNVIVNSDMDGIAEDSTFAESPIINALAFRVKDAHFAHQRAVGMGGWPIATRASAMELNVPGIHGVGQSVIYFVDRYKDFSIYDVDFIKVPNAKNTPAIGDMSFFGLVQTAYEGRTADWSNFYTKLLGFTELPADKFFGILQKGTILQSPCKTFHIQIIEPQVSDIEWDEEYLRLGIGAPDILATSKALTERGINFIDNEKLHTTSKGALTQSYLGGVQFELVNNSAKLK; encoded by the coding sequence ATGAGCGTGAATGAAATGTTGCCAGACCCAAGCAATGTCTTGGGTATTGATGGAATTGAGTTTATTGAGTTTGCTACGAAGCATCCTCAGCAATTTTGTCTTTTGCTAGAAAAAATGGGATTTAGTTTGGCTGCTCGCCATCGCTCACGAGAAGTATTGCTTTATCAGCAGGGCCATATGAATGTGATTGTTAATTCTGATATGGATGGCATTGCTGAAGACAGCACATTCGCGGAAAGCCCTATTATTAATGCGCTTGCTTTTAGAGTGAAAGACGCTCATTTTGCTCACCAACGCGCTGTAGGCATGGGTGGTTGGCCGATTGCCACAAGAGCTAGTGCGATGGAGCTGAATGTTCCAGGTATTCATGGTGTTGGCCAAAGCGTGATTTATTTTGTGGATAGATACAAAGACTTTTCTATCTATGACGTGGATTTCATCAAAGTACCTAATGCGAAAAATACGCCAGCTATTGGTGATATGAGTTTCTTCGGTTTGGTGCAAACAGCGTATGAAGGTCGTACTGCTGACTGGAGCAACTTCTACACAAAACTATTAGGTTTTACAGAATTACCAGCAGACAAGTTTTTTGGCATTTTGCAAAAAGGCACTATTTTGCAAAGTCCTTGCAAAACATTCCATATTCAAATTATTGAACCTCAGGTCAGTGATATCGAATGGGATGAGGAATACCTTCGCTTAGGTATTGGCGCGCCTGATATCTTGGCTACTAGCAAAGCGCTCACTGAGCGCGGCATTAACTTTATTGATAATGAAAAGTTACACACCACATCTAAAGGGGCGCTGACTCAATCTTATTTGGGTGGTGTGCAGTTTGAGTTGGTTAATAACAGCGCTAAGTTGAAGTAA
- a CDS encoding IclR family transcriptional regulator C-terminal domain-containing protein → MIAAYKESSENYMEQTSEIVIDAKDRILGLHKGLGIIESFDENNPKMTIADAARLNDLTRSAVRRHLLTLTELGYVETDGKYYWLSTKVLNFANAYLTSSRLPRVLTPFLQRITMNIGETAQASVLEKNEVVYIAKNSPPKIINAGWAVGRRMNPFLVTPGLVMLANIPEDKFKKLLDQYKPQPFTPFTMVNKKDIEKFIIDIRTKGYGITSQQYELGVIGAAVPLRDRKGQLLGAISVTAPTSRTTPDQMREAAVPALLDCAQIIREII, encoded by the coding sequence ATGATTGCCGCCTACAAAGAATCTAGCGAGAACTATATGGAACAAACATCAGAAATCGTGATTGATGCAAAAGACAGAATCTTGGGCTTGCATAAGGGCTTAGGGATCATCGAAAGCTTCGATGAAAACAACCCCAAGATGACGATTGCCGATGCCGCCAGATTAAACGACCTGACACGCTCAGCGGTTAGAAGGCATTTGCTAACACTCACAGAATTAGGCTATGTTGAAACAGATGGCAAATATTATTGGCTCAGCACCAAGGTTTTAAATTTTGCCAATGCTTACCTAACATCTTCACGCCTACCTCGCGTCTTAACGCCTTTCCTACAACGCATCACCATGAATATCGGTGAAACAGCACAAGCCTCCGTTTTAGAAAAAAATGAGGTGGTCTATATTGCCAAAAACTCTCCGCCCAAGATTATTAATGCGGGGTGGGCCGTGGGACGGCGCATGAATCCATTCTTAGTAACACCGGGCTTAGTTATGCTGGCCAATATTCCTGAAGATAAATTCAAGAAATTACTGGATCAATATAAGCCACAACCATTTACGCCATTTACGATGGTGAATAAAAAAGATATTGAGAAATTCATCATTGATATCAGAACCAAAGGTTACGGCATCACTAGCCAACAGTATGAATTAGGTGTGATTGGAGCAGCAGTTCCTCTGCGCGATAGAAAAGGTCAGCTGCTAGGAGCAATTAGCGTCACTGCGCCAACATCCCGCACCACACCAGATCAAATGAGAGAGGCTGCTGTACCAGCACTCTTAGACTGCGCGCAAATTATTCGAGAGATTATTTAA
- a CDS encoding type II toxin-antitoxin system VapB family antitoxin: protein MKITVEIDDDLYQKALDVADPSIDKANLFQEALKTFIRIKASKRLATLGASSPKINDMKRSRIMDHNQ, encoded by the coding sequence ATGAAAATAACAGTAGAAATCGATGATGATTTATATCAAAAGGCTTTAGATGTGGCGGACCCATCTATAGATAAAGCGAATCTATTTCAAGAAGCCCTTAAAACATTCATTCGCATTAAGGCCTCTAAGCGCCTAGCGACCTTGGGAGCATCTAGCCCAAAAATCAACGACATGAAACGCTCTAGAATCATGGACCACAATCAATGA
- a CDS encoding HAD-IA family hydrolase has protein sequence MSQKIKAAAIIFDCDGTLVDSETLSTRLIVEMLKERDNNPSYEDIFNIFRGEKFAIFLDKVALQYKNVNPTTFIPEYRERSNHLLATELVEINGAKNLLEKITHDKCIASNGPRYKIETSLKATSLLPFFENRIVSAYEVDSWKPAPGIVTHAAQVMGQTAENCLFIDDSLAGIEAGIAAGAQVVAFRIPQEKLNTYNYPIKRIDELAEVLDLIY, from the coding sequence ATGAGTCAAAAAATCAAAGCAGCAGCCATTATTTTTGATTGCGATGGCACATTGGTGGATAGCGAGACTTTATCGACACGCCTGATTGTGGAGATGCTCAAGGAGCGGGATAACAATCCTAGCTATGAAGATATTTTTAATATATTTCGTGGCGAGAAATTTGCTATTTTTTTAGATAAAGTAGCCCTGCAATATAAGAACGTTAATCCAACAACATTTATTCCCGAGTACCGGGAGCGCTCCAACCATCTGCTAGCAACCGAGCTAGTTGAAATCAATGGAGCCAAGAATCTTTTAGAAAAAATAACGCACGATAAATGTATCGCCTCGAATGGCCCACGCTACAAAATAGAAACCTCCCTCAAAGCAACTTCACTATTGCCATTTTTCGAGAATCGCATTGTGAGCGCCTATGAAGTTGACTCTTGGAAACCAGCCCCTGGCATCGTCACGCATGCAGCTCAAGTAATGGGACAGACCGCAGAAAATTGCTTATTTATAGATGACAGCCTAGCTGGAATAGAAGCCGGTATCGCTGCGGGCGCTCAGGTAGTAGCCTTTAGGATTCCGCAAGAGAAATTAAATACTTATAACTACCCCATCAAAAGAATTGATGAACTAGCAGAAGTCTTAGATTTAATTTATTAG
- a CDS encoding SgcJ/EcaC family oxidoreductase has protein sequence MKNIQSSVVVIASAWEQAWNQHDFSLVKDYIAKDAHWISVRDDHWHGSKEILKVHAELHKEQLRFTRWKNTQVACENTAPGVVLAHIHWTVENLNESEEVISSRNGLFTWMLVKKTNQWLIASCQAQNLSA, from the coding sequence ATGAAAAATATTCAAAGCTCTGTTGTAGTCATAGCCTCCGCTTGGGAACAGGCTTGGAATCAGCATGACTTTTCTTTGGTTAAAGATTACATTGCAAAAGATGCTCATTGGATCAGTGTGCGTGATGATCATTGGCATGGCAGTAAAGAGATACTAAAAGTACATGCTGAATTGCATAAAGAGCAACTGCGTTTCACAAGATGGAAAAATACCCAGGTTGCTTGTGAAAATACTGCGCCGGGCGTGGTGTTAGCTCATATCCACTGGACAGTTGAAAACCTTAACGAGTCAGAGGAAGTTATTTCATCAAGAAATGGTTTGTTTACTTGGATGTTGGTCAAGAAAACTAATCAGTGGCTCATTGCTTCCTGCCAAGCCCAAAACTTGTCAGCCTGA
- a CDS encoding YdcH family protein: MFPEHRDLITKLKTTDRHFVHLFDKHNDLDQKIKNMETHAEPGAPAEIENLKKEKLLIKDQLFAILKKAAV, encoded by the coding sequence GTGTTTCCAGAGCATAGAGACTTAATTACTAAACTAAAAACAACAGATCGTCATTTTGTACATCTTTTTGATAAGCACAATGACTTAGACCAGAAGATTAAAAATATGGAAACCCATGCTGAGCCTGGAGCTCCTGCTGAGATTGAAAATCTAAAAAAAGAAAAGTTATTAATTAAAGATCAGCTTTTCGCGATTCTAAAAAAGGCAGCTGTTTAA
- a CDS encoding potassium channel family protein, whose translation MNLLIAFLLNTMLVLTTIVIHYEVLYYLAKILPRLHHVAPRFRVLIGVCAIFMTHVIEIWIFAFGYYATLQIEGMGNLVGDVTSHGQLLDAVYLSFVTFTTVGYGDLIANGYMRYLTGVEALTGLILVTWSASFLFVEMQKFWTINKD comes from the coding sequence ATGAATTTATTAATTGCTTTCCTATTAAACACAATGCTTGTTTTAACGACCATTGTGATTCACTACGAGGTGCTTTATTACCTCGCCAAAATATTGCCTCGACTACATCACGTGGCTCCAAGATTTAGAGTTTTAATTGGTGTATGTGCCATTTTTATGACACATGTTATAGAGATTTGGATCTTTGCTTTTGGTTACTACGCCACACTTCAAATTGAGGGGATGGGCAACTTGGTCGGGGACGTTACTAGTCATGGCCAGTTATTGGATGCGGTTTATTTATCATTTGTGACATTCACAACAGTGGGTTATGGTGACTTGATTGCCAATGGTTATATGCGTTATCTAACGGGAGTAGAGGCTTTAACTGGTTTGATTCTCGTAACTTGGTCCGCCTCATTCTTATTTGTGGAGATGCAGAAGTTTTGGACAATTAATAAAGATTAA
- a CDS encoding 3'-5' exonuclease yields MPKTIIFDTEATDIKEPVLIEAAWLEVIGIQPLTIGEQFVQRYNPGKAISLGALATHHILDEELTDCPPASSFQLPSDTEYLIGHNVDFDWQVLGKPNIKRICTLALARSVWPALDSHNQSALLYYLDRKNAREQLRNAHSALADVGICAKILEAICVQLNITTAESLWMASEKARMPTHMPFGKHKGVALNEVPSDYKSWLLGQPDIDPYLRKALEV; encoded by the coding sequence ATGCCAAAAACCATCATTTTCGATACAGAAGCCACAGACATCAAAGAGCCAGTTTTAATTGAAGCGGCCTGGCTAGAAGTAATAGGTATTCAACCTTTAACGATTGGCGAACAATTTGTGCAGCGCTACAACCCAGGTAAAGCAATTAGTCTTGGCGCGTTAGCCACTCATCATATTTTGGATGAAGAGTTAACAGACTGCCCTCCTGCCAGCAGCTTCCAGTTACCGAGTGATACTGAATATCTCATTGGACACAATGTGGATTTTGATTGGCAGGTATTAGGAAAACCCAACATCAAGCGCATTTGCACCTTGGCTCTAGCAAGAAGCGTGTGGCCCGCCTTAGATAGCCATAATCAAAGCGCATTACTGTATTACTTGGATAGAAAGAATGCTCGCGAGCAACTACGTAACGCGCACTCAGCACTTGCTGACGTAGGTATTTGCGCAAAAATACTAGAAGCCATTTGTGTCCAACTAAATATCACAACAGCCGAGTCTTTATGGATGGCGAGCGAGAAAGCTCGTATGCCGACCCATATGCCTTTTGGCAAACATAAAGGTGTGGCACTGAATGAAGTACCAAGTGACTATAAATCTTGGTTATTGGGTCAACCTGACATTGACCCTTATTTAAGAAAAGCCTTAGAGGTTTAA